From Streptosporangium album, the proteins below share one genomic window:
- the obgE gene encoding GTPase ObgE, translating into MPDFVDQVVLHIKAGDGGHGCASVHREKFKPLGGPDGGNGGRGGDVILEVTPNTATLLEYHRRPHRKADNGKQGSGANRDGANGGDIILPVPDGTVVKDADTGEVLIDLVGAGTRYVIAEGGHGGLGNAALASTKRKAPGFALLGEPGDELDVMLEMKSVADVALVGFPSAGKSSLIAALSAARPKIADYPFTTLVPNLGVVTAGDTIFTVADVPGLIPGASEGKGLGHEFLRHVERCNTLVHVIDCATMEPGRDPISDYEAIEAELKAYGKLEDRPRLAVLNKSDVPDARDLADIVRPMLEERGMRVFSISAATHEGLKELTYAMGEMVAAARAAAPVVEPTRLVIKPRQLGDAGFTVRRVDDNTFQVTGVKPERWIRQTDFTNDEAVGYLADRLERLGVEEELTKAGATAGAEVIIGSMENGYIFDWQPTLNAEAVHQGPRGTDNRLG; encoded by the coding sequence ATGCCGGACTTTGTGGACCAGGTGGTCCTGCACATCAAGGCCGGTGACGGGGGACATGGCTGCGCCTCTGTGCATCGGGAGAAGTTCAAGCCGCTGGGCGGCCCCGACGGCGGCAACGGCGGTCGCGGCGGTGACGTGATTCTGGAAGTCACCCCGAACACCGCCACGCTGCTGGAGTACCACCGCCGCCCGCACCGCAAGGCGGACAACGGCAAGCAGGGGTCGGGTGCCAACCGCGACGGAGCCAACGGAGGCGACATCATCCTCCCGGTGCCCGACGGCACCGTGGTCAAGGACGCCGACACCGGCGAGGTCCTGATCGACCTGGTCGGCGCCGGCACCCGCTACGTGATCGCCGAAGGCGGGCACGGCGGGCTCGGCAACGCCGCCCTGGCCTCGACCAAGCGCAAGGCTCCCGGTTTCGCGCTGCTCGGCGAGCCCGGCGACGAGCTCGACGTGATGCTGGAGATGAAGAGCGTCGCGGACGTGGCGCTGGTGGGCTTCCCGAGCGCGGGCAAGTCATCCCTCATCGCCGCGCTCTCCGCGGCCCGGCCGAAGATCGCCGACTATCCCTTCACCACTCTGGTGCCCAACCTTGGTGTGGTGACCGCGGGTGACACCATCTTCACCGTCGCCGACGTGCCCGGCCTCATCCCCGGCGCGTCGGAGGGCAAGGGCCTGGGCCATGAGTTCCTGCGGCACGTCGAGCGGTGCAACACGCTCGTGCACGTGATCGACTGCGCCACCATGGAGCCCGGCCGCGACCCGATCAGCGACTACGAGGCGATCGAGGCCGAGCTCAAGGCGTACGGCAAGCTGGAGGACCGTCCGCGTCTGGCCGTCCTCAACAAGTCCGATGTGCCCGACGCCCGCGATCTGGCCGACATCGTCCGGCCGATGCTCGAGGAGCGGGGAATGCGGGTCTTCTCCATCTCCGCGGCCACTCACGAGGGCCTCAAGGAGCTGACCTACGCCATGGGCGAGATGGTCGCCGCCGCCCGGGCCGCCGCGCCCGTGGTCGAGCCGACCCGCCTGGTCATCAAGCCCAGGCAGCTTGGCGACGCGGGCTTCACCGTGCGCCGGGTCGACGACAACACCTTCCAGGTCACCGGGGTCAAGCCGGAACGCTGGATCCGCCAGACCGACTTCACCAACGACGAGGCCGTCGGCTACCTGGCCGACCGGCTGGAGCGGCTCGGCGTCGAGGAGGAGCTCACCAAGGCCGGGGCCACCGCCGGAGCCGAGGTGATCATCGGATCCATGGAGAACGGCTACATCTTCGACTGGCAGCCGACGCTCAACGCCGAGGCGGTCCACCAAGGGCCGCGCGGCACCGACAACCGGCTCGGATAA
- the rpmA gene encoding 50S ribosomal protein L27: MAHKKGASSTRNGRDSNAQRLGVKRFGGQLVSAGEIIVRQRGTHFHPGDNVGRGGDDTLFALAAGHVQFGVKRGRRAVSIVPVAE, from the coding sequence ATGGCACACAAGAAGGGCGCGTCGTCCACTCGGAACGGCCGTGACTCCAACGCACAGCGACTCGGCGTGAAGCGCTTCGGCGGTCAGCTGGTCAGCGCCGGCGAGATCATCGTCCGCCAGCGCGGCACCCACTTCCACCCGGGCGACAACGTCGGCCGCGGTGGCGATGACACGCTGTTCGCGCTGGCCGCAGGCCACGTGCAGTTCGGCGTCAAGCGCGGTCGTCGCGCAGTGAGCATCGTCCCGGTCGCGGAGTAG
- the rplU gene encoding 50S ribosomal protein L21, translated as MYAIVRCGGRQQKVSVGDVLEVDKVAGEVGSTVSLPTVLVVNDGDVTTEAGKFTVAAEILGETKGPKIRILKYKNKSGYKKRQGHRQRYTQVKITGIDQA; from the coding sequence GTGTACGCGATCGTTCGTTGCGGCGGCAGGCAGCAGAAGGTCTCCGTCGGTGACGTCCTCGAGGTGGACAAGGTCGCCGGCGAGGTCGGTTCCACGGTTTCGCTGCCGACGGTGCTCGTCGTCAACGATGGCGACGTGACCACCGAGGCGGGCAAGTTCACGGTTGCCGCCGAGATTCTCGGTGAGACCAAGGGTCCGAAGATCCGGATCCTCAAGTACAAGAACAAGAGCGGCTACAAGAAGCGCCAGGGTCACCGCCAGCGGTACACGCAGGTGAAGATCACCGGCATCGACCAGGCCTGA
- a CDS encoding Rne/Rng family ribonuclease, translating into MLDNEPNVGVNGPDGDIKENTEPTRRRRAASRPAGPPPEEPEPAPPVVAATEPPAAVTGASEATTEVTAGPGDSAAAVEPEPGVVQEPAPKRATRRKAATTASTTTTRRSRAKKPEPVAELASEPIAESAVEVVSEPVAEEASAPVKRSRTRKKAVPQEAPVEAEAPGDITTAEAEEVAAALLLAMPANEPLDDEPAGEDVTEERPGLFVNPFGLAGQERAETPSVTFQAPAAVFQPLFQAPDPYRAEQPVSRPAPVQQPPAVQQPEPEAVEAEAEAEEPEDDDTDGDDEAGGRRRRRRRGGRGRGKTRESDETEDDSEQPEDETTSDADQEEEEAEGGNSRRRRRRRRRGTEEQGEVPDDPPNTVVRIRAPRAGRSTSVDEVQSVRGSTRLEAKKQRRREGRELGRRRPPIITESEFLARRESVERMMVVRRTGGRTQIAVLEDGVLVEHYVNREASQSYVGNVYLGKVQNVLPSMEAAFVDIGKGRNAVLYAGEVNFDTAGLEGQPKRIEVALKSGQSVLVQVTKDPIGHKGARLTSQISLPGRYLVYVPDGSMTGISRKLPDKERTRLKSILKKVMPENAGVIVRTAAEGASEEELGRDVARLSAQWENIQRKAKSASAPELLSSEPDLTVRVVRDVFNEDFASLVVAGDDVWETVDEYVRYVAPHLADRLSRWEDGADVFAAYRIDEQIAKAMERKVWLPSGGSLVIDRTEAMTVVDVNTGKFTGQGGNLEETVTRNNLEAAEEIVRQLRLRDIGGIIVIDFIDMVLENNRDLVLRRLLECLARDRTKHQVAEVTSLGLVQMTRKRVGQGLLEAFSTVCECCNGRGLHVSAEPVESKPEPRGTQGKMAVEKAVAERLAKDPGHAVAASGQSGRDTVTDALDDVPVEDAQAVQASGRGRRRSRKAKSAD; encoded by the coding sequence ATGCTCGACAACGAGCCCAACGTCGGGGTCAATGGCCCCGACGGGGACATAAAGGAAAATACAGAGCCGACACGCCGTCGGCGGGCCGCCAGCCGGCCCGCGGGGCCTCCGCCGGAGGAGCCCGAGCCCGCCCCACCGGTGGTGGCGGCCACGGAGCCGCCTGCCGCGGTGACCGGAGCGTCCGAGGCCACCACGGAGGTGACCGCGGGGCCCGGGGACTCTGCGGCGGCTGTGGAGCCTGAGCCGGGAGTGGTTCAGGAACCGGCGCCCAAGCGCGCTACCCGGCGTAAGGCGGCCACGACGGCGTCCACGACCACCACCCGGCGCAGCCGTGCCAAGAAGCCGGAGCCGGTCGCCGAGCTCGCCTCCGAACCGATCGCGGAGAGCGCGGTGGAGGTGGTTTCCGAGCCGGTCGCCGAGGAGGCTTCCGCACCGGTCAAGCGCAGCCGTACCCGCAAGAAGGCCGTCCCGCAGGAGGCGCCGGTCGAGGCGGAGGCGCCGGGCGACATCACCACGGCCGAGGCCGAGGAGGTCGCGGCGGCGCTGCTGCTCGCGATGCCCGCCAACGAGCCGTTGGACGACGAGCCTGCCGGTGAGGATGTCACCGAGGAACGGCCGGGACTGTTCGTCAATCCATTCGGACTGGCCGGGCAGGAGCGTGCTGAGACCCCCTCGGTGACCTTCCAGGCACCGGCGGCCGTGTTCCAGCCGCTCTTCCAGGCTCCCGACCCGTACCGCGCCGAGCAGCCCGTCTCCCGTCCCGCGCCGGTGCAGCAGCCTCCCGCGGTGCAGCAGCCCGAGCCGGAGGCCGTCGAGGCCGAGGCCGAGGCCGAGGAGCCGGAGGACGACGACACCGACGGTGACGACGAGGCCGGTGGCCGTCGTCGCCGCCGCCGCAGGGGCGGGCGCGGCCGGGGCAAGACGCGCGAGTCGGACGAGACCGAGGACGATTCCGAGCAGCCCGAGGATGAAACGACCTCCGACGCCGACCAGGAAGAAGAGGAGGCGGAGGGCGGTAACTCGCGTCGCCGTCGCCGGCGGCGGCGACGGGGCACCGAAGAGCAGGGTGAGGTCCCGGACGACCCGCCGAACACGGTGGTGCGGATCCGTGCTCCCAGGGCCGGCCGCAGCACCTCGGTGGACGAGGTCCAGAGTGTCCGCGGCTCAACCCGGCTGGAGGCCAAGAAGCAGCGTCGCCGCGAGGGGCGCGAGCTTGGCCGGAGACGTCCGCCGATCATCACCGAGTCGGAGTTCCTGGCCCGCCGGGAGTCCGTCGAGCGCATGATGGTGGTCCGCCGTACCGGTGGCCGGACCCAGATCGCGGTGCTGGAGGACGGCGTCCTCGTCGAGCACTATGTCAACCGTGAGGCGAGCCAGTCCTACGTGGGCAACGTCTATCTCGGCAAGGTGCAGAACGTCCTGCCGAGTATGGAGGCGGCGTTCGTCGACATCGGTAAGGGCCGTAACGCGGTTCTGTACGCCGGCGAGGTCAACTTCGACACCGCCGGGCTGGAGGGCCAGCCCAAGCGGATCGAGGTGGCGCTGAAGTCCGGCCAGTCGGTGCTGGTACAGGTCACCAAGGATCCGATCGGGCACAAGGGCGCGCGGCTCACCTCGCAGATCAGCCTTCCCGGCCGTTACCTGGTCTACGTGCCCGACGGCTCGATGACCGGCATCAGCCGCAAGCTTCCCGACAAGGAGCGCACCCGCCTCAAGAGCATCCTGAAGAAGGTGATGCCGGAGAACGCCGGGGTCATCGTCCGTACGGCCGCCGAGGGCGCGTCGGAGGAGGAGCTCGGGCGTGACGTGGCCAGGCTGTCGGCCCAGTGGGAGAACATCCAGCGCAAGGCCAAGTCGGCCAGCGCGCCGGAGCTGCTGTCCTCCGAGCCCGACCTGACCGTCCGGGTGGTCCGCGACGTCTTCAACGAGGACTTCGCCTCGCTGGTCGTGGCGGGCGACGACGTGTGGGAGACGGTTGACGAATATGTCCGCTATGTCGCCCCGCATCTGGCCGATCGGCTCTCCCGGTGGGAGGACGGCGCCGACGTCTTCGCCGCCTACCGGATCGACGAGCAGATCGCCAAGGCGATGGAGCGCAAGGTCTGGCTGCCCAGTGGCGGTTCGCTGGTGATCGACCGGACCGAGGCCATGACCGTGGTCGACGTCAACACCGGTAAGTTCACCGGCCAGGGCGGCAACCTCGAGGAGACCGTCACCCGCAACAACCTGGAGGCGGCCGAGGAGATCGTCCGCCAGCTCAGGTTGCGGGACATCGGCGGCATCATCGTCATCGACTTCATCGACATGGTGCTGGAGAACAACCGGGATCTGGTGCTGCGGCGGCTGCTGGAGTGCCTGGCCCGCGACCGTACCAAGCACCAGGTCGCCGAGGTCACTTCTCTCGGCCTGGTGCAGATGACCCGCAAGCGGGTCGGGCAGGGCCTTCTGGAGGCCTTCTCGACCGTCTGTGAGTGCTGCAACGGCCGCGGGCTCCACGTCTCGGCCGAGCCGGTCGAGAGCAAGCCGGAGCCGCGTGGCACCCAGGGCAAGATGGCCGTGGAGAAGGCGGTCGCCGAGAGGCTCGCCAAGGACCCGGGCCATGCTGTCGCGGCCAGCGGCCAGTCTGGCCGTGATACGGTGACCGATGCGCTTGATGACGTTCCAGTTGAGGACGCGCAGGCCGTACAGGCTTCTGGCCGGGGGCGGCGACGCTCCCGCAAGGCCAAGTCGGCTGACTAG
- a CDS encoding TIGR03936 family radical SAM-associated protein produces MAQRLRVRYAKRGRLRFTSHRDISRAVERAVRRADVPVAFSAGFSPHPRISYVGAVAPTGVASEAEYLEIGVTRTCDPDRLRIALDTSLPTGLDVLDVVEAGTGSLADRLECSAWEMRLPEADPALARVAVERFTTTERIEVERLTKKGPRRFDAREAVLSLEVIERTETTAGQASSQPCVILRMVVRHATPAVRPDDVLTGLRLVADFAPPVPPEVTRLAQGPLDVHTGKPTDPFDLDRDITRGGETEPVGPYIGGDL; encoded by the coding sequence GTGGCGCAGCGTCTGCGCGTCCGCTACGCCAAGCGTGGCAGGCTGCGCTTCACCAGCCACCGTGACATCTCCCGGGCCGTGGAACGCGCGGTCCGGCGCGCCGATGTGCCGGTGGCCTTCAGCGCGGGCTTCTCGCCTCATCCCAGGATCTCCTACGTGGGCGCGGTGGCACCCACCGGAGTCGCCAGCGAGGCCGAGTACCTCGAGATCGGTGTGACGCGCACCTGCGATCCCGACCGGCTCCGTATCGCGCTGGACACCTCGCTCCCGACCGGTCTCGACGTGCTTGACGTCGTCGAGGCGGGCACCGGGAGTCTGGCCGACCGGCTGGAGTGCTCCGCCTGGGAGATGCGGCTGCCGGAAGCCGACCCCGCCCTTGCCCGGGTGGCGGTCGAACGGTTCACCACCACCGAGCGGATCGAGGTGGAGCGCCTGACCAAAAAGGGTCCGCGCCGCTTTGACGCGCGCGAGGCGGTGCTGAGCCTTGAGGTTATTGAGAGAACTGAGACAACAGCAGGTCAGGCGTCCAGTCAGCCATGTGTCATACTTCGCATGGTTGTACGGCACGCAACTCCTGCCGTTCGACCCGACGATGTTCTTACTGGACTGCGTCTTGTGGCTGACTTCGCGCCGCCGGTGCCCCCCGAGGTGACCAGGCTGGCGCAGGGACCGCTGGACGTGCACACCGGTAAGCCCACCGACCCGTTCGACCTGGACCGCGACATTACGCGCGGCGGCGAAACGGAACCGGTGGGCCCGTACATCGGCGGCGACCTATAG